A genome region from Methanobacterium bryantii includes the following:
- a CDS encoding TrpB-like pyridoxal phosphate-dependent enzyme, translated as MYKVTLSSKDIPKKWYNIAADLPVELPAPSQTEEGQQLGNLPKVFSKGVLEQEMSTERWIEIPKEVRKVYKMIGRPSPLFRATGLEDYLDTPAKIYYKREDTSPTGSHKLNTAIAQAYYAKKDGVERLTTETGAGQWGTALSLACSMLGMECTVYMVRVSFQQKPYRKTIMQIYDGDVIPSPSDKTEFGRKILSEDPNHPGALGIAISEAMEDALQDEKAYYSLGSVLNHVLLHQTVIGLETKKQMEILGEDPDVIVACVGGGSNFGGAVFPFVKDKIDEKIDCKFIAAEPSSCPTLTKGEYKYDFGDTAGLTPLLKMYTLGHDFVPPSVHAGGLRYHGMSSLVSLLVHEGLVEARSVKQGDIFKSGTTFAKCEGVVPAPETCHAIKIGMDEALECKKTGEEKNIIINFSGHGMLDLKGYDDFINGNLAD; from the coding sequence ATGTATAAGGTTACACTATCCTCAAAAGACATACCCAAAAAATGGTATAATATAGCAGCAGACCTACCTGTAGAACTTCCCGCGCCCTCACAGACAGAGGAAGGACAGCAGCTAGGAAACTTGCCTAAAGTATTTTCTAAAGGCGTTTTAGAACAGGAAATGTCTACAGAAAGATGGATTGAGATTCCAAAAGAAGTAAGAAAAGTTTATAAAATGATCGGAAGGCCAAGCCCGTTATTTAGAGCAACTGGTCTTGAAGACTACCTGGATACCCCAGCTAAAATATACTACAAAAGAGAAGATACTTCCCCAACTGGAAGCCATAAATTAAACACTGCTATTGCACAGGCATACTACGCTAAAAAAGACGGTGTTGAACGTCTTACAACAGAAACCGGTGCAGGGCAGTGGGGTACAGCGTTATCACTTGCATGTTCCATGCTGGGCATGGAATGTACTGTTTACATGGTTAGAGTTTCATTCCAGCAAAAACCATACAGAAAAACCATCATGCAGATATACGATGGAGATGTTATACCTTCCCCAAGTGATAAAACTGAATTTGGAAGAAAAATACTGAGTGAAGACCCAAATCACCCAGGAGCACTCGGAATTGCAATATCAGAAGCTATGGAAGATGCACTACAGGATGAAAAAGCTTATTATTCCCTTGGAAGTGTTTTAAACCACGTTCTACTCCACCAAACAGTTATTGGTCTTGAAACCAAAAAACAGATGGAAATTTTAGGTGAAGACCCTGATGTAATTGTAGCATGTGTGGGCGGTGGAAGTAACTTCGGAGGAGCAGTTTTCCCATTCGTTAAAGATAAAATTGACGAGAAAATTGACTGTAAATTCATAGCAGCAGAACCTTCATCATGCCCAACCCTTACAAAAGGAGAGTACAAATACGACTTTGGTGACACCGCAGGTTTAACACCTCTTTTAAAAATGTACACACTAGGACACGACTTCGTACCTCCATCTGTACACGCTGGAGGATTACGTTACCACGGAATGTCCTCACTGGTATCATTACTCGTACATGAAGGACTTGTAGAAGCCCGTTCAGTAAAACAGGGAGATATATTCAAGAGCGGAACCACATTTGCAAAATGTGAAGGTGTAGTCCCAGCTCCAGAAACATGCCACGCTATAAAAATAGGTATGGACGAAGCACTGGAATGTAAAAAGACCGGAGAAGAGAAAAATATTATAATTAACTTCTCTGGACACGGAATGCTGGACCTTAAAGGTTATGACGACTTTATAAACGGCAACCTTGCGGATTAA
- a CDS encoding PAS domain S-box protein, whose translation MNKKDNIFKEIFDKSPLGIFCYDKKGNLIDANPTALKIAGIDSIDNFKKVNLFDNPDIALKKLELLEKGLIKFQSQLNYDDIKNKGFYVPTRSGTAFIDWTVSVTDSNFLVQIQDITEREKDVLLDNEEHLRLALESANLGTWDLDLKTDVAIRSLRHDQIWGFKKAQAEWRFEKAMKYVLPEDRQHILDAYTIAMKTGSLKHINRVIWPDGSIHWIEVDGKVHYDNKGHPVRVMGVVGDITEHKNSEMQINRQNKLLNGINKVFQQSLTCETIEEVVEKCLEVAEELTGSDFSFIGEVNENGRLDDRAVSPPGGDACTADPKKARELLSDMEIVSYWGRTVKEGRSQIVNDPDSDPDKRGIPEGHPPIKSFLGVPLKQGNTTIGLIALANKEGGYTEEDKDNIETLSVAFVEALKRKQAEIELKNTLDHLEEQVEERALKLEDAYETLKEKEIKYRSLYENAPVGIFHSTLDGKYIDVNPELAKLLGYDSPEDLVSTANKASIADIIYVNKDLRPGFLKSALKDNAWFKTENLYRRKDGKIIIGDLSFRDFGKDENGNPTLEGFMTDITKRKKAEEKLKETISELERSNKELESFAYITSHDLQEPLRTIASYAQLIERRYKGKLDSNADEFIEFMVDGSRRMKQMIQGLLDYSRVGTRGHEFTEFESEDALNYALSNLGSAVSEVDAEITNDELPVIFADKGQIVRVFQNLIGNALKFRNERVQLKIYISTHKEENEYVFSVSDNGIGLEEQYSDQIFEVFKRLHAIGEYQGTGIGLAIVKRIIDRHGGRVWVDSEPGEGSTFYFTIPLEKN comes from the coding sequence TTGAATAAAAAAGATAATATATTCAAAGAAATATTTGATAAGTCCCCCCTCGGCATTTTTTGTTATGATAAAAAAGGTAATTTAATTGATGCTAACCCGACTGCCTTAAAAATAGCAGGTATTGACTCCATAGATAATTTTAAAAAAGTTAATTTATTTGATAATCCCGATATCGCATTAAAAAAGCTTGAATTACTTGAAAAGGGGTTAATTAAGTTTCAATCTCAATTGAATTATGATGATATAAAAAATAAAGGGTTTTATGTTCCCACAAGATCAGGAACTGCTTTTATTGATTGGACTGTTTCTGTTACTGATTCTAACTTTTTAGTTCAAATTCAAGATATTACTGAGCGTGAAAAAGATGTTTTACTTGATAATGAAGAGCATTTACGTCTTGCATTAGAATCCGCTAATCTCGGCACTTGGGATCTAGATCTTAAAACTGATGTTGCTATTCGTTCATTGCGCCATGATCAGATTTGGGGTTTTAAAAAGGCTCAAGCAGAGTGGAGATTTGAAAAAGCCATGAAATACGTGCTGCCTGAAGATCGACAGCATATTCTAGATGCATATACTATTGCCATGAAAACAGGCAGTTTAAAACATATAAATCGAGTTATATGGCCCGATGGTAGCATACATTGGATCGAAGTGGATGGAAAAGTTCATTATGATAACAAAGGCCATCCAGTTCGAGTAATGGGAGTTGTTGGTGACATTACAGAACATAAAAACTCTGAAATGCAAATTAACAGGCAAAATAAATTGTTAAACGGCATTAACAAAGTATTCCAGCAGTCTTTAACCTGTGAAACTATTGAAGAAGTCGTGGAAAAGTGCCTTGAAGTTGCAGAAGAATTAACAGGCAGTGATTTCAGTTTCATAGGGGAAGTTAATGAAAACGGGCGTTTAGATGACCGTGCTGTAAGTCCTCCAGGAGGGGATGCATGTACAGCAGATCCCAAAAAAGCACGGGAATTATTGAGCGACATGGAAATTGTAAGTTACTGGGGGCGGACAGTAAAAGAAGGGAGAAGTCAAATCGTAAATGACCCTGATTCCGACCCTGATAAACGCGGCATCCCTGAAGGACATCCCCCAATTAAATCTTTTTTAGGAGTTCCACTGAAACAAGGTAATACAACAATAGGACTGATTGCTTTAGCGAACAAAGAAGGGGGTTACACTGAAGAAGATAAAGATAATATTGAAACTCTTTCTGTCGCTTTTGTTGAAGCTTTAAAACGAAAGCAAGCTGAAATAGAATTAAAAAATACTTTAGATCACCTCGAAGAACAGGTTGAAGAACGTGCATTAAAATTAGAGGATGCTTACGAAACTTTAAAGGAAAAAGAGATAAAGTATCGTTCTTTATATGAGAATGCACCTGTAGGTATTTTTCATTCAACATTGGATGGAAAATATATTGATGTTAATCCTGAACTTGCAAAGCTTTTAGGCTATGATTCTCCCGAAGATTTAGTTTCAACCGCCAATAAAGCATCTATTGCAGATATTATCTATGTCAACAAAGATTTAAGGCCAGGCTTTTTAAAATCTGCTTTAAAAGATAATGCCTGGTTTAAAACTGAAAATCTTTACAGGCGAAAAGATGGAAAAATAATAATTGGAGATCTCTCCTTTAGAGATTTTGGAAAAGATGAAAATGGAAATCCAACATTAGAAGGCTTCATGACTGATATTACCAAACGTAAGAAAGCAGAAGAAAAATTAAAAGAAACTATATCTGAATTAGAACGCTCCAATAAAGAATTAGAAAGTTTTGCCTACATTACCAGCCACGACCTGCAGGAACCGCTTCGAACCATTGCCAGTTATGCTCAACTAATCGAAAGACGGTATAAAGGTAAACTAGACTCTAATGCTGATGAATTCATTGAATTTATGGTTGACGGTTCAAGGAGAATGAAACAAATGATTCAGGGTTTGCTTGATTATTCACGTGTCGGGACACGAGGGCATGAATTTACAGAATTTGAATCTGAAGATGCATTGAACTACGCTTTAAGTAATTTAGGATCCGCAGTTAGTGAAGTTGATGCTGAAATAACGAATGATGAACTTCCAGTAATTTTTGCAGATAAAGGCCAGATAGTACGAGTATTCCAGAATTTAATTGGAAATGCGCTTAAATTCCGTAATGAGAGAGTACAACTCAAAATTTATATCTCCACCCATAAAGAAGAGAATGAATATGTTTTCAGTGTCAGTGACAATGGAATTGGATTAGAAGAGCAGTACAGTGACCAGATTTTTGAAGTTTTCAAGCGATTGCACGCTATCGGAGAATATCAGGGCACAGGAATAGGTTTAGCCATTGTTAAAAGAATTATAGACCGCCATGGAGGAAGAGTTTGGGTTGACTCAGAACCTGGTGAAGGTTCAACATTTTACTTTACCATTCCCCTTGAAAAAAATTGA
- a CDS encoding PepSY domain-containing protein, translated as MEKKFILIIIGIIALGAVIVVPGYMQSENKTTLQNNAPVAQNTYNTSNSTGTPSNTTGTSNPNQTVQSNSSQNVQNSKNTQNKQDTQTTSSSKSKSNIISAAKAKQIALQSAASPEGVIAHYPSLITFNGRLIWRVPLFKNGKTVSLIDVDAHTGACLGGSC; from the coding sequence TTGGAGAAAAAATTTATTTTAATTATAATCGGCATAATAGCGTTAGGAGCGGTTATAGTAGTTCCAGGATACATGCAATCTGAAAATAAGACTACCCTACAAAATAATGCTCCTGTAGCGCAAAACACATATAATACTTCAAATTCTACAGGTACCCCCTCAAATACCACCGGTACATCTAATCCAAATCAAACTGTACAATCAAACAGTTCTCAAAATGTTCAAAATTCCAAAAATACTCAAAATAAACAAGATACGCAAACTACATCCAGTTCCAAAAGCAAATCAAATATTATAAGTGCTGCAAAAGCAAAACAAATAGCTTTACAAAGTGCAGCATCACCCGAAGGTGTAATTGCACATTATCCGAGCCTTATTACATTTAACGGGCGGCTAATCTGGAGAGTGCCTCTTTTTAAGAATGGTAAAACCGTAAGCCTTATAGATGTAGATGCTCATACTGGTGCATGCCTTGGAGGAAGCTGTTAA
- a CDS encoding cysteine peptidase family C39 domain-containing protein, translated as MVGTDETGTSLYGLKTAALAKGATAVGAILDIDQLRSNYIIVLSINGINHFEVVQNITDTTAYLFDPDLGNIEMTMDKFNELYTGYALVISNGTIQINGTLLTDYEMQNIKALAYKVRKTVTKVWVPGYYYKAGKRWVDTSYSIPIPYLVFVRGYWIHWGPFYWYVFPHPELRVKWVKINRGYWKTIWKYKPGYWTKRTTFEVVKKYNWENEKHILAGASKVGFYLWASVAVTAYTGPGGLSVIVGGVNPLFLGGIQEVQDYWNNPAWVYETE; from the coding sequence CTGGTAGGAACAGATGAAACTGGAACAAGCCTGTACGGATTGAAAACAGCAGCTCTAGCTAAAGGGGCAACTGCAGTGGGAGCAATATTAGACATAGATCAGCTTAGATCTAACTATATAATAGTTCTATCCATCAATGGAATTAATCACTTCGAAGTTGTGCAAAATATCACAGATACAACTGCGTATCTATTTGACCCTGACCTGGGAAACATTGAAATGACAATGGATAAATTCAACGAACTCTACACTGGATATGCACTAGTAATATCAAATGGTACTATACAAATAAATGGTACATTATTAACGGACTATGAAATGCAGAATATCAAAGCATTAGCATATAAAGTCCGTAAAACCGTTACAAAAGTGTGGGTACCTGGATACTACTATAAAGCAGGAAAACGGTGGGTAGACACTAGTTATTCTATACCAATACCTTATTTAGTTTTTGTTAGGGGATATTGGATTCATTGGGGTCCTTTTTACTGGTATGTATTCCCACATCCTGAACTCCGCGTAAAATGGGTCAAAATAAATAGGGGGTACTGGAAAACAATATGGAAATACAAGCCAGGTTACTGGACAAAGAGGACAACATTCGAAGTAGTCAAGAAATACAACTGGGAAAACGAAAAGCATATACTTGCAGGTGCAAGTAAAGTCGGATTTTATTTGTGGGCAAGTGTAGCCGTTACGGCTTATACGGGACCCGGAGGACTAAGTGTCATAGTCGGTGGTGTTAACCCTTTGTTTCTTGGAGGTATTCAGGAGGTTCAAGACTATTGGAATAATCCAGCATGGGTCTATGAAACTGAATAA